AACACCTTCGGAGGATGGCTATGGCAACTTTTCCTCGACGGCAGTTCCTGGCGGGAAGCGCCGCTTTGGCCGGTGGTTCCCTCTTGCCCCATCCCGCTCGCTCCGAAGAACCTGCTAGTCCTCCCGCGCTCTTCAAGTTGGGCATGGTTACCTACAATGTGGCCGCGAACTGGGATCTGCCGACGATTCTCAAGGTCTGCAAAAATGTCGGGATCGCAGCGGTGGAATGTCGCACCACTCATAAGCACGGCGTCGAGCCGAGCCTCACAGCTTTAGAGCGTTTAACAGTCAAAAAGCAGTTTGCCGATAGCGGCATCGTCTTCTGGGGCTGCGGCTCGGTTTGCGAATTCCACTCGGATAAGGAAAGCGTCGTTCAGAAAAATATCGAAGACTGCAAAAACTTCCTGAAACTGGTGGCGGATATTGGCGGCCATGGAGTTAAAGTCCGACCGAACGGCTTACGCAAAGATATCCCGGCGGAAAAAACTCTGGAACAGATCGGCAAAGCGCTAATCCCCTGCGGCAAAGCGGCCGGAGATCTGGGGTTGGAAATCTGGGTCGAAGTTCATGGCAAGGACACCCAGGAACCGGTCAACATCAAAAAAATCATGGAATTCTGCAATTTATCGAATGTGGGAGTAACCTGGAACTCCAACGCCACCGACATCAAAAATGCTTCGATCAGCGCATCATTCGACTTGCTTAAACCCTGGATCAAGTCCTGTCACATCAACGAAATTTATAACGACTCTCTCGGCAAATATCCCTATCGGGAATTATTCCGGAAATTCCGCGAAATGAAATACGACCGCTACACGATGATCGAAGTGGCGCGAACCCCGGTCGATGTCGCCAGCGGGGAAGATATGCTGCGTTACTACAAAGCGCTGTGGACGGAACTGGTTCGGGCTTAAGTCACTGTTCAATTTTTCCATTCCTTATATTTCTTAAGTAAAAGCACTGCCATCACGCATGAGCGCAACAGTCTTTTTTGCGAAGATTTCCACACATCATAACTGATCGACATCGAGGTTTTATGCTC
The genomic region above belongs to Telmatocola sphagniphila and contains:
- a CDS encoding TIM barrel protein — protein: MATFPRRQFLAGSAALAGGSLLPHPARSEEPASPPALFKLGMVTYNVAANWDLPTILKVCKNVGIAAVECRTTHKHGVEPSLTALERLTVKKQFADSGIVFWGCGSVCEFHSDKESVVQKNIEDCKNFLKLVADIGGHGVKVRPNGLRKDIPAEKTLEQIGKALIPCGKAAGDLGLEIWVEVHGKDTQEPVNIKKIMEFCNLSNVGVTWNSNATDIKNASISASFDLLKPWIKSCHINEIYNDSLGKYPYRELFRKFREMKYDRYTMIEVARTPVDVASGEDMLRYYKALWTELVRA